Proteins encoded in a region of the Ornithodoros turicata isolate Travis chromosome 3, ASM3712646v1, whole genome shotgun sequence genome:
- the LOC135389383 gene encoding tigger transposable element-derived protein 6-like, with product MEASRARKKRAGLTAGDKRDICQWKQAHPTANLNATLNWIRHDMGLDIAKSTLCTVLKDAGTWLGISSADASSMKWRLPELEALERSLVLWIEAMVGRKAVVSDKMVVEKARLLGALQGKLPTEDCLHLLFVLNGIFAIRLWLFLGIRSAFRLPVLKRLALAIQGSPQDFHGESGDVDPTTVSEGRERLHRVLQGYSLDDIYNFDETALFFKLGPTRTLSPTRFPGTKRSKVRVTVGLLCNASGTDKCKPVIIGHAQRPKDFGKKFSPAPYCYYYANGKAWMTSDIFLETLRRFDNTLKQENRQAILLVDNAGCHKLRGEEFTNLRVEFLPANTTSKIQPLDAGINRSAKVRYQTELVRHYIALAESGEKQTAGLRWCIRTFSRARGSVSPATIKNCWRHTGILPCATDEGECFSPDDDLPLAELRRQLRILDLSFPESAAEECISYGDSEDVSEPLDDNALVQLSKDTTDNEISDDDESSSASQPSVTAASAWKNIHSAILYFEEIEDQSSVNMLTSLLCKIDTAEGMVQSKITQYIA from the coding sequence ATGGAAGCATCACGAGCGCGAAAGAAGCGAGCAGGCCTTACAGCGGGAGACAAGCGGGACATCTGTCAGTGGAAGCAGGCTCATCCAACGGCAAATTTGAACGCAACGCTAAACTGGATTCGCCACGACATGGGCCTGGACATCGCCAAGTCAACATTGTGTACAGTCTTGAAAGATGCCGGTACTTGGCTTGGAATATCATCAGCAGATGCGTCATCGATGAAGTGGAGGTTGCCGGAACTGGAAGCCCTGGAGCGGTCTTTAGTACTGTGGATCGAGGCTATGGTGGGGAGAAAAGCCGTTGTCAGCGACAAAATGGTCGTTGAAAAGGCACGTCTTCTTGGGGCACTGCAGGGTAAGCTGCCTACAGAGGACTGCCTTCATTTATTGTTTGTCTTGAATGGTATTTTTGCTATTAGGTTATGGCTCTTCCTTGGCATTAGAAGTGCCTTCCGACTTCCAGTACTCAAGCGGCTGGCTCTTGCGATTCAAGGCTCGCCACAAGATTTCCACGGTGAGAGCGGCGATGTTGATCCGACCACGGTATCAGAGGGGCGTGAAAGACTTCACAGAGTTCTTCAAGGGTACAGCCTCGACGACATTTACAACTTCGATGAGACTGCATTGTTCTTCAAGCTAGGTCCCACGCGGACGTTATCACCCACCCGTTTTCCCGGCACAAAGCGCAGCAAGGTGAGAGTGACTGTGGGTCTCCTGTGCAATGCTTCTGGTACGGACAAGTGCAAGCCCGTAATCATAGGGCACGCCCAGCGGCCCAAAGACTTTGGGAAGAAATTTTCACCGGCTCCGTACTGCTACTATTATGCAAATGGGAAGGCGTGGATGACTTCGGATATCTTCTTGGAGACGTTGAGACGCTTTGACAACACGCTCAAGCAGGAGAACAGGCAAGCGATACTTTTGGTTGACAACGCTGGGTGTCACAAGCTGCGCGGCGAAGAGTTCACCAATCTTCGAGTTGAGTTCCTTCCAGCTAACACGACGTCAAAGATACAGCCACTCGACGCAGGCATCAATCGGTCGGCGAAGGTCCGTTATCAGACTGAATTGGTACGCCACTACATTGCCCTTGCTGAATCAGGCGAGAAACAGACTGCAGGGCTTCGTTGGTGCATTAGGACATTCAGCCGAGCCCGGGGAAGTGTTTCGCCAGCAACAATCAAAAACTGTTGGCGACACACGGGAATCCTTCCATGTGCTACGGATGAGGGCGAATGTTTCAGCCCAGACGACGACCTACCCTTGGCTGAACTACGAAGGCAACTGCGCATTTTGGACCTGTCTTTTCCGGAATCAGCCGCTGAAGAGTGCATTTCGTATGGTGACAGTGAGGACGTTTCCGAGCCCCTTGACGACAACGCTCTGGTACAACTGTCGAAAGACACGACTGACAATGAAATCAGTGATGATGACGAATCCTCAAGTGCTTCGCAGCCGAGTGTTACTGCAGCCTCCGCGTGGAAAAACATTCACAGTGCCATTCTGTATTTCGAGGAAATCGAAGACCAGTCGAGCGTGAATATGCTGACGTCTCTTCTTTGTAAGATAGACACTGCAGAAGGCATGGTGCAAAGCAagattacacaatatattgcataa